From Carya illinoinensis cultivar Pawnee chromosome 5, C.illinoinensisPawnee_v1, whole genome shotgun sequence, one genomic window encodes:
- the LOC122311816 gene encoding G-type lectin S-receptor-like serine/threonine-protein kinase At1g11410 isoform X1: protein MNSDKMLKILILVFLFFFPFCSSTETLTQNQSIKDGQTLISKEKNFSIGFFSPANSSYRYLGIWFAKVTELTVVWVANRNDPFNDSSGILSIKQDGNLVLHDGFNRSLWSTNVSVQGQASTAARLLDSGNLVLVQENNKTVLWKSFDYPTDTLLPNMSIGLNRRTGLDRFLTSWKSRDDPGTGDCIYKLNLNEAPQFFFYKGSIPYWRSGPWPWRSSAIKSNYKITYINNGDEIAYQYFFDDPAIITRIVVDNSGLLRQLVWNDGEDRWKEFWSAPTYRCDKYGQCGAYSVCNPDDVDFECSCLPGYEPKSPRQWYLREGSEGCVRKKSGLSMCGNGEGFVKVERVKAPFSSVSGQMYLSIMSYEGCEQACLRNCSCTAFTSLNDGKETNCLQWYGELMDIEVRDDEGYQSLNVRVDVEDLAKYTRKSGGFLGNKGRLALVVMSIAVPLLPVILLAHLWLKKKKRKKTRGFRTVKRKLHNQSVNFTDTKGSLEGNELEDSNTNFDLPIFDLSCIVAATDNFSPANKLGQGGFGPVFKGQLPNGQHIAVKRLSKSSGQGIEELKNEVQLIAKLQHRNLVKMLGCCIQGEEKMLIYEYMSNKSLNNFIFDPTRSSSLNWSKRFEIIIGIARGILYLHHDSRLRIIHRDLKTSNILLDDEMNPKISDFGVARILKGDQIQDRTNRVVGTYGYMSPEYAVFGKFSTKSDVFSFGVILLEIVSGKKNNGSYMEHPSLTLIGHVWELWREDRALDIVDSSINESYVPHEVLRSIQIGLLCVQEDVRDRPDMLEVLLMLGTDAITLPSPKQPAFIFRTTSDDLKSVSKGYCSVNEVTLTKAEAR, encoded by the exons ATGAACTCTGACAAAATGTTGAAGATTTTGATTTTAGTCTTTCTATTCTTCTTCCCATTTTGCAGTTCCACTGAAACCTTAACACAAAACCAATCCATCAAAGACGGCCAAACTTTGATATCCAAAGAAAAGAACTTCTCCATTGGCTTCTTCAGCCCAGCCAACTCCAGCTATCGTTATCTTGGTATTTGGTTCGCCAAAGTGACAGAACTGACTGTGGTTTGGGTTGCAAACAGGAACGATCCTTTCAATGATTCCTCGGGAATTCTCTCGATCAAGCAGGATGGAAATCTTGTTCTTCATGACGGCTTTAACCGTTCTCTCTGGTCTACAAATGTTTCAGTTCAAGGGCAAGCCTCCACTGCAGCTCGGCTCCTGGATTCGGGAAACCTAGTACTGGTCCAGGAAAACAACAAAACGGTGTTATGGAAAAGCTTTGACTATCCGACAGACACTCTGCTGCCCAACATGTCGATTGGTTTGAATCGGAGAACCGGGCTCGACAGATTCTTAACGTCTTGGAAGTCCCGAGATGACCCCGGAACTGGGGACTGTATCTATAAGCTAAATCTTAATGAGGCGCCACAGTTCTTCTTTTACAAGGGTTCGATACCATATTGGCGGTCTGGACCGTGGCCATGGAGGTCCTCTGCAATAAAATCCAATTATAAGATCACTTACATCAACAATGGAGATGAGATAGCTTACCAATACTTCTTCGATGACCCCGCAATCATCACAAGAATAGTGGTAGACAACTCCGGATTGCTCCGGCAATTAGTATGGAATGATGGTGAAGATCGATGGAAGGAGTTCTGGTCTGCACCCACATATCGGTGTGACAAGTATGGACAGTGTGGCGCGTACAGTGTTTGTAACCCCGACGATGTTGATTTCGAATGTTCATGTCTCCCAGGGTATGAACCAAAGTCTCCGAGGCAATGGTATCTCAGAGAAGGTTCTGAGGGTTGTGTAAGAAAGAAGTCGGGTTTGTCGATGTGTGGGAATGGAGAAGGGTTTGTGAAGGTGGAGCGTGTGAAGGCACCGTTTTCGTCTGTCTCAGGTCAGATGTATTTGAGTATTATGAGCTATGAAGGGTGCGAGCAAGCTTGCTTGAGGAATTGTTCTTGCACAGCTTTTACAAGcttgaatgatgggaaagaaactAATTGCTTGCAATGGTATGGAGAGTTGATGGATATTGAAGTGCGTGATGATGAGGGGTACCAAAGTCTAAATGTTCGTGTGGATGTGGAAGATTTAG cCAAGTATACAAGGAAGTCCGGAGGTTTTCTTGGGAATAAGGGGAGGCTGGCTTTAGTAGTAATGTCTATTGCTGTGCCATTGTTGCCAGTAATTTTACTAGCCCATTTATggctaaagaagaagaagaggaagaaaacgAGAG GTTTTAGGACAGTGAAGAGAAAATTGCACAATCAGTCAGTAAATTTTACTGATACCAAAGGCTCTTTGGAGGGAAATGAGCTCGAGGACAGTAATACCAACTTTGATCTACCCATTTTCGATCTAAGCTGCATAGTTGCTGCCACAGACAATTTCTCTCCAGCCAATAAACTTGGGCAAGGTGGTTTTGGCCCTGTTTTTAAG GGTCAATTACCTAATGGACAACACATAGCTGTAAAAAGGCTATCCAAGAGTTCAGGACAAGGgatagaagaattaaaaaatgaagTTCAGTTGATTGCGAAACTTCAACACAGAAATCTTGTCAAAATGTTAGGCTGTTGCATTCAGGGGGAAGAAAAGATGCTGATTTACGAGTACATGTCCAACAAAAGCTTGAACAACTTTATTTTTG ATCCTACAAGAAGTTCATCCCTGAATTGGAGCAAACGCTTTGAAATAATCATTGGGATCGCTCGTGGGATTTTGTATCTTCATCACGACTCGAGGTTGAGAATTATCCACAGGGATCTTAAAACAAGCAATATTCTACTTGATGATGAGATGAACCCCAAAATTTCAGATTTTGGTGTGGCTCGCATACTCAAGGGGGACCAAATTCAAGACAGGACAAACAGAGTTGTCGGAACATA TGGTTATATGTCACCAGAGTATGCAGTATTTGGAAAATTTTCGACAAAATCAGATGTCTTTAGTTTTGGTGTAATATTATTGGAGATCGTAAGTGGCAAGAAGAATAATGGTTCTTATATGGAGCACCCTTCCCTAACTTTGATAGGACAT GTCTGGGAACTATGGAGAGAAGATAGAGCCTTGGACATAGTTGATTCATCGATAAATGAGTCATATGTTCCCCATGAAGTCTTGAGAAGCATTCAAATTGGGCTGTTATGTGTGCAAGAAGATGTTAGAGATCGACCAGATATGCTGGAAGTTCTGCTTATGTTGGGTACTGATGCAATCACCCTTCCTTCTCCCAAACAACCTGCTTTCATTTTCAGAACAACATCTGATGATTTAAAATCAGTTTCAAAAGGATATTGTTCTGTAAATGAGGTGACATTAACCAAAGCTGAAGCTCGCTAA
- the LOC122311816 gene encoding G-type lectin S-receptor-like serine/threonine-protein kinase At1g11410 isoform X2 codes for MNSDKMLKILILVFLFFFPFCSSTETLTQNQSIKDGQTLISKEKNFSIGFFSPANSSYRYLGIWFAKVTELTVVWVANRNDPFNDSSGILSIKQDGNLVLHDGFNRSLWSTNVSVQGQASTAARLLDSGNLVLVQENNKTVLWKSFDYPTDTLLPNMSIGLNRRTGLDRFLTSWKSRDDPGTGDCIYKLNLNEAPQFFFYKGSIPYWRSGPWPWRSSAIKSNYKITYINNGDEIAYQYFFDDPAIITRIVVDNSGLLRQLVWNDGEDRWKEFWSAPTYRCDKYGQCGAYSVCNPDDVDFECSCLPGYEPKSPRQWYLREGSEGCVRKKSGLSMCGNGEGFVKVERVKAPFSSVSGQMYLSIMSYEGCEQACLRNCSCTAFTSLNDGKETNCLQWYGELMDIEVRDDEGYQSLNVRVDVEDLAKYTRKSGGFLGNKGRLALVVMSIAVPLLPVILLAHLWLKKKKRKKTRGFRTVKRKLHNQSVNFTDTKGSLEGNELEDSNTNFDLPIFDLSCIVAATDNFSPANKLGQGGFGPVFKGQLPNGQHIAVKRLSKSSGQGIEELKNEVQLIAKLQHRNLVKMLGCCIQGEEKMLIYEYMSNKSLNNFIFDPTRSSSLNWSKRFEIIIGIARGILYLHHDSRLRIIHRDLKTSNILLDDEMNPKISDFGVARILKGDQIQDRTNRVVGT; via the exons ATGAACTCTGACAAAATGTTGAAGATTTTGATTTTAGTCTTTCTATTCTTCTTCCCATTTTGCAGTTCCACTGAAACCTTAACACAAAACCAATCCATCAAAGACGGCCAAACTTTGATATCCAAAGAAAAGAACTTCTCCATTGGCTTCTTCAGCCCAGCCAACTCCAGCTATCGTTATCTTGGTATTTGGTTCGCCAAAGTGACAGAACTGACTGTGGTTTGGGTTGCAAACAGGAACGATCCTTTCAATGATTCCTCGGGAATTCTCTCGATCAAGCAGGATGGAAATCTTGTTCTTCATGACGGCTTTAACCGTTCTCTCTGGTCTACAAATGTTTCAGTTCAAGGGCAAGCCTCCACTGCAGCTCGGCTCCTGGATTCGGGAAACCTAGTACTGGTCCAGGAAAACAACAAAACGGTGTTATGGAAAAGCTTTGACTATCCGACAGACACTCTGCTGCCCAACATGTCGATTGGTTTGAATCGGAGAACCGGGCTCGACAGATTCTTAACGTCTTGGAAGTCCCGAGATGACCCCGGAACTGGGGACTGTATCTATAAGCTAAATCTTAATGAGGCGCCACAGTTCTTCTTTTACAAGGGTTCGATACCATATTGGCGGTCTGGACCGTGGCCATGGAGGTCCTCTGCAATAAAATCCAATTATAAGATCACTTACATCAACAATGGAGATGAGATAGCTTACCAATACTTCTTCGATGACCCCGCAATCATCACAAGAATAGTGGTAGACAACTCCGGATTGCTCCGGCAATTAGTATGGAATGATGGTGAAGATCGATGGAAGGAGTTCTGGTCTGCACCCACATATCGGTGTGACAAGTATGGACAGTGTGGCGCGTACAGTGTTTGTAACCCCGACGATGTTGATTTCGAATGTTCATGTCTCCCAGGGTATGAACCAAAGTCTCCGAGGCAATGGTATCTCAGAGAAGGTTCTGAGGGTTGTGTAAGAAAGAAGTCGGGTTTGTCGATGTGTGGGAATGGAGAAGGGTTTGTGAAGGTGGAGCGTGTGAAGGCACCGTTTTCGTCTGTCTCAGGTCAGATGTATTTGAGTATTATGAGCTATGAAGGGTGCGAGCAAGCTTGCTTGAGGAATTGTTCTTGCACAGCTTTTACAAGcttgaatgatgggaaagaaactAATTGCTTGCAATGGTATGGAGAGTTGATGGATATTGAAGTGCGTGATGATGAGGGGTACCAAAGTCTAAATGTTCGTGTGGATGTGGAAGATTTAG cCAAGTATACAAGGAAGTCCGGAGGTTTTCTTGGGAATAAGGGGAGGCTGGCTTTAGTAGTAATGTCTATTGCTGTGCCATTGTTGCCAGTAATTTTACTAGCCCATTTATggctaaagaagaagaagaggaagaaaacgAGAG GTTTTAGGACAGTGAAGAGAAAATTGCACAATCAGTCAGTAAATTTTACTGATACCAAAGGCTCTTTGGAGGGAAATGAGCTCGAGGACAGTAATACCAACTTTGATCTACCCATTTTCGATCTAAGCTGCATAGTTGCTGCCACAGACAATTTCTCTCCAGCCAATAAACTTGGGCAAGGTGGTTTTGGCCCTGTTTTTAAG GGTCAATTACCTAATGGACAACACATAGCTGTAAAAAGGCTATCCAAGAGTTCAGGACAAGGgatagaagaattaaaaaatgaagTTCAGTTGATTGCGAAACTTCAACACAGAAATCTTGTCAAAATGTTAGGCTGTTGCATTCAGGGGGAAGAAAAGATGCTGATTTACGAGTACATGTCCAACAAAAGCTTGAACAACTTTATTTTTG ATCCTACAAGAAGTTCATCCCTGAATTGGAGCAAACGCTTTGAAATAATCATTGGGATCGCTCGTGGGATTTTGTATCTTCATCACGACTCGAGGTTGAGAATTATCCACAGGGATCTTAAAACAAGCAATATTCTACTTGATGATGAGATGAACCCCAAAATTTCAGATTTTGGTGTGGCTCGCATACTCAAGGGGGACCAAATTCAAGACAGGACAAACAGAGTTGTCGGAACATA G